TCCTGCTCGCCGCCGGACTGGTCCTCGCGGGCCTGGCCGCCCAGCTCTTCGACCCCCACCTGCATTCGCCGGGGCACCGGACCCCGCGGCACCGGACCCCGCGCCGGTGAGAACCACGTCCGATTCCTCAGCGCCCCCAGGCGGTGCAGCCCGACGGGCCGTCGACGAGCTCGAAACAGACCCGCGCCTCGGACGCCCGGTCGATACCGGTCATGAGGGTGTACTGGTAGTGGCCCGGCACGGCGACCTGCCGCGACTGCCGCCGTCCGTCGGCGGTGACGACCCGGATCCGGTCTCCGTCGCGCGGACCCACGATGCGGCCCCAGGCCGCCCGGCAGGCCGGACTGACGCGCAACTCGACCGTACGCCCGGCGACTTCCCGCTGCGCCCGGGTTCCCGCGTCGGTCCAGCAGTCGGTGTCCTGCTGTTCGGGGTCACGGTTCGTGCAGGCCTCGCCGCTGCACGGCCCGGTGCTGGGCGACGCCGCCTCGCTCCGGTGTCCGACGCCGTACGTCCAGGCCGTCCACGCCCCCACGCCCAGCGCGCCGGCCAGCGCGGCCACCGCCGCGGCGAGCACGGCGGCCCTTCTGCGCCGGGCCGGCCCGAACGGCCCGGCGGGCCGGCGGGGCGCCGCGTCCCCCTGCTCCCTGCCCGGGGTGTCCGCCGCCCCGGCGCCCGGGTTCCCGGCACCGCGTACGTCGTGTGCGTCGCGTCCGCTCCAGGCACGGTCGGCGAGCAGCCACAGCGCCAGCAGCCGAGCCGGATCGGCGCCGCTCAGTTTCGCCAGCGCCTCCACCGCGTCCCGGGGCGGCAGGGTCTTGCCGTTGAGATAGCGCTCCCAGGACGACTTGCTGTAGGCCGTCCGCGCCGCGAGTGTGGCAAAGCTCAGCCCGGTGCTCTCCCTGGCCTCCCGCAGCCGTTCGACAAGGTGACGGACCTCGGGCGCGGACGCTCGTGACGAGCCGTCCGGACGTGGCCGGGCGCCCTCAGCCACCCGGCTTCCTGAGCTCGCGCCAGGTCATCGGACCCACGATCCCGTCGGCGTCTAGTCCGCGGGACCGCTGGAACCCCTGCACCGCCGCCCGGGTGTTGGGGCCGAACGACCCGTCGATCCCCTTCGGGTCGAAGCCGTGCCGCCGGACCAGGCACTGCACCTCGGCCACCGCCTCGACCGTGGCGCCGACGCCGTACTGGTCGGTGAGCGTGGTGCTGTGACCGGCGTAGAGACGACCGTCGAGCACCGTGAAGTGACAGGGGAAGGTCTTGGCGGAGTACGAGGAGGTCGGCACGTGCGTGACCGCGGCCTCGGCCTCCCGGGACTCCGGCTGGGCCGACGACGTCCAGGACCAGGCGGCGCACAGGATTCCGGCCGCCACCACGACGACGGCCGCCACCATCGGTCTGCGTCCGCGCAGACCACGGCGTGTACGCAACGGCCCGTGCGTGGAGGCCGTTTGGTCCGATGCCGATGCCGATGCCGATGCCGATGCCGACTGGGGCTGTCCCAGTGCCTGCGCCTGTGGAGCTTGCGGCCCGGCGGGTGCGGATGAGGCCACTTCCCAGAGCGCCGTCAGGCCGATCAGGTCGCCGCCGCACACCTGGGCCATCTTCTCGACGGCATGCCGGGGCGGGGTCGCCTTGCCGTTGAGATAGCGCTCCCAGGACGACCTGCTGTACGACGTCCTGCTCGCCAGCGCGGCCAGGCTCAGCCCGCTGTGGTCCTTCACCTGGCGTAACTGCACGACGAGTCGCCGGACCTGCGGGTCTAGCCCCTCGGGCAGCGCCTTCCATCGGGACATACCCCACCCTTTTCGCGTACGCCGTCCTGTGCGGTCTCCGGAGCGGCTCCAGCGTACGGAGAGACGACCGGACCCTCCGCACGGGTTGCCCCTTTCACATCCACGACTCCTTCACGTCGCGGACGTGTCCGCCGTCCGTGCGGCATCCGGGCGGATCGGCGTCGTGATCTGCCCGCCGCGTCCCGGCAGGCCCTGGAACGCGTCCTGTTGAGCCCGCGTGAGCGCGGTCTCACCCCCGCCCGGGCGGCGGGACGATGCCGCCCGCGACGTGGGCCAGCGGTGTGCCGCGAGCCCACAACAGGAGACGGGGGCCGTCGATGAGGCAGGTGCGCCCGTCACGTGAGGCCCACACCTCGTCCCGGTGGGTGAAGGCCCCCCGGTGCACCACGAGCCGCAGCGGGGGACCGGACGCACCGCGCCGGCGCAGCCGCACGCGACAGGAGCAGGCCGTCTCCTCGTCGGGCAACGGCTCGGCGACGGGTCGGAACGCCACGTCGAGCAGCCGCCCCCGGCCGTCGCGGGCGGCGAGATGAGGAGTGTCATGGCGTGGCGGCGGCAGTACCCGCCAGCCGTCGCGGCGCAGCATCCGGGCCACGGCCAGCACCAGCGCCGGCATGTCCAGCTCCGCCAGTTCCTGCGCGGTGTAGTAACCGTTCCGCCGCCGGGCCGGCCGGCGGGAGCGGCGGTGTACGGCGACGGCCGCCGCCGCGAGCGGCAGGAGCGCCGTTGCGCTGACCGCCCAGCCGAAAGCGCGGGAGAGCAGCGCGAGTCCGGTGAGACAGGCGCAGGGGACGGCGACCGCGACGGCGAGAACGGGCAGTACCTCGCGCAGTCGAGGCCCGTAGCGTCCCGACGCGCGGAGTTCGCGCACCGTCCGACGGCGCCGGG
The window above is part of the Streptomyces sp. NBC_00425 genome. Proteins encoded here:
- a CDS encoding helix-turn-helix domain-containing protein, which encodes MAEGARPRPDGSSRASAPEVRHLVERLREARESTGLSFATLAARTAYSKSSWERYLNGKTLPPRDAVEALAKLSGADPARLLALWLLADRAWSGRDAHDVRGAGNPGAGAADTPGREQGDAAPRRPAGPFGPARRRRAAVLAAAVAALAGALGVGAWTAWTYGVGHRSEAASPSTGPCSGEACTNRDPEQQDTDCWTDAGTRAQREVAGRTVELRVSPACRAAWGRIVGPRDGDRIRVVTADGRRQSRQVAVPGHYQYTLMTGIDRASEARVCFELVDGPSGCTAWGR
- a CDS encoding peptidoglycan-binding protein — its product is MSRWKALPEGLDPQVRRLVVQLRQVKDHSGLSLAALASRTSYSRSSWERYLNGKATPPRHAVEKMAQVCGGDLIGLTALWEVASSAPAGPQAPQAQALGQPQSASASASASASDQTASTHGPLRTRRGLRGRRPMVAAVVVVAAGILCAAWSWTSSAQPESREAEAAVTHVPTSSYSAKTFPCHFTVLDGRLYAGHSTTLTDQYGVGATVEAVAEVQCLVRRHGFDPKGIDGSFGPNTRAAVQGFQRSRGLDADGIVGPMTWRELRKPGG